Proteins encoded together in one Osmerus eperlanus chromosome 20, fOsmEpe2.1, whole genome shotgun sequence window:
- the zgc:153441 gene encoding retinol-DH_like_SDR_c domain-containing protein, with translation MWQELKTNPIVKYGAVTTVTTISLVLLRRWIAGGVCRSRVKLHGRTVVITGANTGIGKETARDMASRGARVILACRDLTRAEMAAVEIRQSTGNTNVVVRHLDLSSLLSVRGFAREFIATEMRLDILINNAGVMMCPKSLTEDGCETQFAVNHLGHFLLTNLLLDMLRSSAPSRVVNVSSIAHQGGKIHLNDINFEKTPYDSLISYRQSKLANLLFSRELARRNQGRGVTSFALHPGVIRTELGRYVQTRFPLLSALLSAPALLLMKTPWQGAQTSIYCAVTQGLENKTGFYFSDCRVKEPAPEGRDDLTALRLWDVSAKMVGYLEDV, from the exons ATGTGGCAGGAGCTGAAGACCAATCCCATCGTCAAGTATGGCGCCGTGACAACCGTCACCACCATCA GCTTGGTGCTGCTGCGCAGGTGGATTGCTGGCGGAGTCTGTCGCAGTCGCGTCAAGCTGCATGGCAGGACCGTGGTCATCACGGGCGCCAACACCGGCATCGGCAAGGAGACGGCCAGAGACATGGCAAGCAGAG GTGCACGGGTCATCTTGGCGTGCCGGGACCTGACCAGGGCAGAGATGGCGGCCGTGGAGATCCGCCAGTCGACAGGAAACACCAACGTGGTGGTCCGCCATCTTGAcctgtcctccctgctctccgtgCGGGGGTTCGCCAGGGAGTTCATCGCCACAGAGATGCGGCTGGACATTCTCATTAATAACGCTG GTGTGATGATGTGTCCCAAGAGCTTGACGGAGGATGGCTGCGAGACCCAGTTTGCTGTCAATCACCTGGGCCATTTCCTCCTGACCAATCTGCTCCTGGATATGCTGagaagctccgcccccagccGTGTTGTCAACGTATCCAGCATTGCGCATCAAGGAG GGAAGATTCACTTGAACGACATCAACTTTGAGAAGACACCGTACGACTCTCTGATTAGCTACAGACAGAGCAAGCTAGCCAACCTGCTCTTCTCAAGAGAGCTGGCACGGAGAAaccaag GCAGGGGAGTGACGTCCTTCGCCCTCCACCCAGGGGTAATCCGTACGGAGCTAGGGCGCTACGTCCAGACCCGGTTCCCCCTGCTGAGCGCCCTGCTCTCCGCCCCGGCCCTCCTGCTGATGAAGACCCCCTGGCAGGGGGCCCAGACCTCTATCTACTGTGCCGTCACCCAGGGCCTGGAGAACAAGACCGGTTTCTACTTCAG tgACTGCAGGGTGAAAGAGCCAGCTCCTGAAGGGAGGGATGACCTCACTGCTCTGAGGCTGTGGGACGTCAGCGCCAAGATGGTGGGCTATCTGGAggatgtctga
- the vps45 gene encoding vacuolar protein sorting-associated protein 45 — protein sequence MNVTLAVKQYISKMIENSGPGMKVLLMDKETTSIVSVVYTQSEILQKEVYLFERIDSQNRDNMKHLKAICFLRPTKENVENLIQELRRPKYSVYFIYFSNVISKSEIKALAEADEQEVVAEVQEFYGDFIAVNPHLFSLNLSGVARGRSWEPSLLARTTQGLTSVLLALKKCPMIRYQLSSDMAKRLGESVKQIITKEYELFEFRKTEVPPLLLILDRNDDAITPLLNQWTYQAMVHELLGLNNNRIDLSRVPGISKDLKEVVLSAENDEFYANNLYLNFGEIGTNIKNLMEDFQKKKPKDQQRLESISDMKAFVDNYPQFKKMSGTVSKHVTVVGELSRLVSERHLMEVSEVEQELATQNDHSSAQQNVRRLLQNPRVSELDAVRLVMLYALRYEKHSSSVLPGLLDELNRKGVSERHRRMVQSMVEYGGKRVRGSDLITPTDAVAITKQFFKGLKGVENVYTQHQPLLHDTLDQLIKGRLKDSQFPYLGPSSLRDRPQDILVFVIGGATYEEALTVYNLNRTMPGVRVVLGGTTIHNTKSFLEEVTSAAGAGHGSERAQGAGRHPSRR from the exons ATGAACGTGACTCTTGCAGTGAAGCAGTACATCTCGAAGATGATAGAGAACAGCGGGCCGGGGATGAAAGTGTTGCTGATGGATAAAGAGACG ACCAGTATCGTCAGTGTGGTGTACACGCAGTCAGAGATCCTACAGAAGGAGGTCTACCTGTTTGAAAGGATCGATTCTCAAAACCGAGATAACATGAAGCACCTGAAGGCTATTTGTTTCCTCCGGCCAACAAAG GAGAATGTAGAGAATCTGATCCAGGAGCTTCGCAGGCCCAAGTACAGCGTCTACTTCATCT ACTTCAGCAACGTGATCAGTAAGAGTGAGATCAAGGCCCTGGCCGAGGCTGACGAACAGGAAGTGGTGGCGGAGGTGCAG GAGTTCTATGGGGACTTCATAGCAGTGAACCCTCACCTGTTCTCCCTCAACCTGAGTGGTGTGGCCAGG ggcCGCAGCTGGGAGCCCTCTCTCCTGGCCCGGACCACCCAGGGTCTGACCTCAGTGCTGCTGGCTCTGAAGAAGTGTCCCATGATCCGCTACCAGCTGTCCTCAGACATGGCaaagagactgggggagagcgTCAAG cAAATCATCACTAAGGAATACGAGCTGTTTGAATTCCGGAAGACGGaggtccctcccctcctgctcatCCTGGACCGCAACGATGACGCCATCACCCCCCTGCTGAACCAG TGGACGTACCAGGCCATGGTCCACGAGCTCCTGGGCCTGAACAACAACCGCATCGACCTGTCGCGTGTCCCCGGCATCAGCAAGGACCTGAAGGAGGTGGTGCTCTCCGCCGAGAACGACGAGTTCTACGCCAAC AACCTGTACCTGAACTTTGGGGAGATCGGCACTAACATTAAGAACCTGATGGAGGACTTCCAGAAGAAGAAGCCTAAAGACCAGCAGAGGCTGGAGTCCATCTCTGACATGAAG gcgtttGTGGACAACTACCCCCAGTTTAAGAAGATGTCGGGCACGGTGTCCAAGCATGTGACGGTGGTGGGGGAGCTGTCCCGGCTGGTCAGTGAGAGACACCTGATGGAGGTGTCTGAGGTGGAGCAGGAGCTGGCCACCCAGAACGACCACTCCAGCGCCCAGCAG AACGTGCGTCGGCTGCTGCAGAACCCACGAGTCAGCGAGCTGGATGCGGTGCGCTTGGTGATGCTGTACGCGCTGCGCTACGAGAAGCACAGCAGCAGCGTCCTGCCGGGGCTACTGGACGAGCTCAACAGGAAGGGTGTGTCGGAGAGACACCGCAGG atggtgCAGTCCATGGTGGAGTATGGCGGGAAGCGGGTCAGAGGAAGTGACCTCATCACTCCCACGGACGCCGTGGCCATCACCAAACAGTTCTTCAAAGGGCTCAAG gGAGTAGAAAACGTGTACACTCAgcaccagcccctcctccatGACACTCTGGACCAGCTGATTAAAGGACGTCTGAAGGACAGTCAGTTCCCCTACCTGGGCCCCAGCTCCCTCCGGGACAG GCCCCAGGACATCCTGGTGTTCGTCATCGGGGGAGCCACGTACGAGGAGGCTCTGACCGTGTACAACCTGAACCGCACCATGCCCGGGGTCCGAGTGGTGCTGGGGGGCACCACCATACACAACACCAAGAG ttttttagaggaagtgacatcagcgGCGGGGGCGGGGCATGGCAGCGAGAGGGCGCAGGGGGCAGGGCGCCATCCCAGCAGACGCTGa